A DNA window from Leptolyngbya sp. CCY15150 contains the following coding sequences:
- a CDS encoding CBS domain-containing protein, with protein MDLILCHTTADFDTLGAAVGLTHLLPGARIVLTGGCHPGVRDFLALHRDEYALIERRSVTIATVRSLSIVDTQWRDRLGKAAEWLDYPGLEITVYDHHGCDEGPMGDIVATHTQIEAVGATTTLIVEALRQQQVTVSGTEATVMALGIHVDTGSLTFDHATPRDGAALTWLMEQGASQRAIADYVEPGLSSELQDLLPLALDQLTVEEVEGYALAWVLLEVEGYVQGLSSLASRLLSLIDVDVLLLATRQQSGEEERLTVIGRSHSGSDRLHLGELFRPWGGGGHARAASLSWRGQESDRLLADLVEQLRQAVPHSPTARELMSSPVRTIRPSTTIGEAQRILLRYGHSGLSVVDEESCLIGMISRRDLDIALHHDFSHAPVKGFMTTQLKTITPTTTLSDIEALMVTYDIGRLPVLDGKNLVGIVTRTDVLRQLHQEKALNARPDLDILSGQESIVAQDKDIVGGRLVSCPLPATVQRWLQQRLAPELWQLLGAIAQDAEARGWQIYLVGGAVRDLLLNEGASALRLEDIDLVVDGVQTSADGAAGVELARSLQADYPQARLQVHGRFQTAALLWHQDPVLGSLWLDIATARTEFYPYPAANPEVEASSIRQDLYRRDFTINAMAIRLTLPRPGELLDFFGGLLDLRSRQIRVLHPNSFIEDPTRIFRAVRFAVRLDFTLDSQTEGYIRHAIASGIYHRIQIEVDKTPALQTRLKQELRYILQAPYWRPALRLLADLGALCCIHPKLELSDRLWKQLQLLDRWLKRFDHQTQVSHWQVLLEVLIASLPEGDRGRIASNLQLPADSIERLTQLHLNRRHILVQLPRCQRPSHLVQLLQPYSLPTLVLLSATGDRTLRHSIWIYLTQLSQVRSPLDGNDLQAMGYKPGRHFKVMLDHLLVAMLDGEISDRPSAEQLLRQHFPLETDGIKRSGNS; from the coding sequence ATGGACTTGATTTTGTGCCATACCACCGCAGATTTTGACACCTTGGGGGCCGCTGTGGGGCTAACTCACTTGCTGCCCGGCGCTCGGATTGTGTTGACTGGGGGATGTCATCCTGGCGTGCGGGATTTCTTGGCCTTGCATCGAGATGAATATGCGTTGATCGAACGGCGGTCAGTCACGATCGCGACGGTGCGATCGCTCAGTATTGTAGACACTCAGTGGCGCGATCGCCTTGGCAAGGCAGCGGAATGGCTGGATTACCCTGGCTTGGAGATTACGGTCTATGACCACCATGGCTGTGATGAGGGCCCCATGGGCGATATTGTGGCAACCCATACTCAAATTGAGGCGGTGGGCGCAACGACTACGTTGATTGTGGAAGCGCTACGGCAGCAGCAGGTGACGGTGTCTGGTACGGAAGCTACCGTGATGGCTTTAGGCATCCATGTGGATACGGGCTCGTTGACCTTTGACCATGCCACCCCACGGGATGGAGCAGCGCTCACTTGGTTGATGGAACAGGGGGCTAGCCAACGGGCGATCGCTGACTATGTGGAGCCAGGCCTATCCTCGGAGTTGCAAGACTTGTTGCCCCTAGCCCTCGATCAGCTCACGGTGGAGGAGGTGGAGGGCTATGCCCTGGCCTGGGTGCTGCTGGAGGTGGAGGGCTATGTTCAAGGGCTTTCTAGTTTGGCGTCGCGGTTGCTGAGTTTAATCGATGTGGATGTTTTGCTGCTGGCGACTCGCCAGCAAAGCGGTGAGGAAGAACGACTGACGGTCATTGGTCGCTCGCACAGCGGCAGCGATCGCCTGCATTTGGGAGAGCTGTTTCGTCCTTGGGGTGGGGGTGGCCATGCCCGCGCGGCGTCCCTGAGCTGGCGGGGGCAGGAGAGCGATCGCCTTTTGGCCGACTTGGTGGAGCAACTACGGCAGGCGGTGCCCCATTCCCCCACGGCGCGGGAGTTGATGTCGTCGCCTGTGCGCACCATTCGCCCAAGTACCACCATTGGTGAAGCCCAGCGGATTTTACTGCGCTATGGCCATTCGGGACTGTCGGTGGTGGATGAAGAGAGTTGTTTAATTGGCATGATTTCCCGGCGGGACTTGGATATTGCCCTGCACCATGATTTTAGCCATGCGCCTGTGAAAGGTTTTATGACCACGCAGTTGAAGACGATTACCCCCACGACGACGCTGTCGGATATTGAAGCGTTAATGGTGACCTATGATATTGGGCGGTTGCCGGTGTTGGATGGGAAGAACTTGGTGGGGATTGTGACGCGGACGGATGTGTTGCGCCAACTGCATCAAGAAAAAGCCCTGAATGCTAGGCCCGATCTCGATATCTTGTCTGGACAGGAGAGTATTGTAGCCCAAGATAAGGATATTGTCGGGGGACGGCTGGTGTCCTGTCCTCTTCCTGCCACGGTGCAGCGCTGGCTGCAGCAGCGTCTTGCTCCAGAATTGTGGCAGTTGCTGGGGGCGATCGCTCAAGATGCGGAGGCGCGGGGCTGGCAGATTTATCTTGTGGGCGGCGCGGTGCGGGATTTGTTGCTTAATGAAGGAGCATCGGCGCTGCGCTTGGAGGATATTGATCTGGTGGTGGATGGGGTGCAAACGTCGGCGGATGGGGCGGCGGGAGTAGAATTGGCGCGATCGCTGCAGGCAGACTATCCTCAAGCGCGCCTGCAGGTACATGGCCGCTTTCAAACCGCAGCGCTGCTCTGGCATCAGGATCCGGTTTTGGGATCGCTGTGGTTGGATATTGCTACGGCACGCACGGAGTTTTATCCTTACCCGGCAGCAAACCCCGAGGTGGAGGCGAGCTCTATCCGCCAGGACTTGTATCGCCGAGATTTCACCATCAACGCCATGGCAATTCGGTTGACATTACCGCGCCCTGGGGAACTGTTGGATTTCTTTGGTGGGTTACTTGACTTGCGATCGCGCCAGATCCGGGTGCTGCATCCCAATAGTTTTATTGAAGATCCAACGCGGATTTTTCGAGCCGTGCGCTTTGCCGTGCGCCTAGACTTCACCCTCGATTCCCAAACCGAGGGCTATATCCGCCATGCGATCGCTAGCGGTATCTACCATCGTATTCAGATCGAAGTCGATAAAACTCCGGCGCTACAAACCCGGCTCAAGCAGGAACTTCGGTATATTCTCCAGGCTCCCTACTGGCGACCTGCCCTGCGACTGCTGGCGGATCTGGGTGCCCTATGCTGCATCCATCCCAAGCTAGAGTTAAGCGATCGCCTTTGGAAACAACTGCAGTTACTCGATCGATGGCTCAAGCGATTTGATCACCAAACTCAAGTATCCCATTGGCAGGTGTTGCTGGAAGTTTTGATAGCTTCCTTACCTGAGGGCGATCGCGGCCGCATTGCCAGCAATCTGCAACTGCCTGCCGATAGTATTGAACGCCTAACTCAACTCCATCTCAACCGACGGCATATTCTGGTGCAGCTACCCCGGTGCCAGCGTCCTAGCCACCTAGTACAGTTGCTCCAGCCCTACAGTCTGCCCACTTTGGTTTTACTAAGTGCCACAGGCGATCGCACTCTGCGTCATTCTATCTGGATATATCTCACTCAGCTTTCTCAGGTGCGATCGCCCCTAGATGGAAACGATTTGCAGGCCATGGGCTATAAACCCGGTCGGCACTTTAAGGTCATGCTCGATCACCTACTGGTTGCTATGTTGGATGGGGAGATTAGCGATCGCCCTAGTGCAGAACAGTTGCTGCGTCAGCACTTTCCCTTAGAGACAGATGGGATAAAAAGATCAGGGAACTCCTAG
- a CDS encoding glycosyltransferase family 2 protein: MAATHPQVVVGLLVYNGEKYLAETIESILAQTLTDFTLVIGDNASTDSTEEICRRYAAQDRRIVYQRHPENVGASGNHNLVFQPGDAPYFKWASHDDLLAPDYLRQCIELLEDNPSVGVAHCRSYQIDEEGHLLGNLDYEVRLTSSSPSQRLWRMLWAGYLPEVHGVMRSHLVKKTKLFRGFPGDDRSFLSEMLMQSDVGYVEDYLFSRRDHADSFCRIADQTSRQSFYNPKAKRSARMVGLIKLREYVLDVLRHPMSAAERLACLKIVVEWGIRRGLEMVTNSGEKFGQQLREEFSLSQSMNPHESETSSEQCY; the protein is encoded by the coding sequence ATGGCAGCTACTCATCCTCAGGTTGTAGTTGGTTTACTTGTATACAACGGCGAAAAGTATCTTGCAGAAACCATCGAATCAATCTTGGCTCAAACCCTAACGGACTTTACGTTAGTGATTGGAGATAATGCGTCAACCGATTCAACAGAAGAAATCTGTCGCAGATATGCTGCTCAAGACCGTCGCATTGTCTACCAACGTCATCCTGAGAATGTAGGGGCGTCTGGCAATCACAATCTTGTCTTTCAGCCTGGGGATGCTCCCTATTTTAAGTGGGCGTCTCATGATGACCTCTTAGCACCCGATTATCTACGTCAATGCATTGAGCTTCTGGAGGACAATCCATCGGTTGGGGTTGCCCATTGCCGCTCCTATCAAATCGACGAAGAGGGTCATCTCCTAGGCAATCTTGACTATGAAGTGCGGCTAACCAGCTCTAGTCCTAGTCAACGGCTATGGCGCATGTTGTGGGCTGGCTATCTACCGGAAGTTCATGGCGTGATGCGATCGCACCTGGTTAAAAAAACCAAACTCTTCAGAGGTTTCCCAGGCGACGATCGCAGCTTTTTGTCTGAAATGCTGATGCAGAGCGATGTGGGCTACGTTGAAGACTATCTGTTCTCCCGTCGCGACCATGCCGATAGCTTCTGCCGCATTGCCGACCAAACATCCCGACAAAGTTTCTACAATCCCAAAGCCAAGCGATCGGCTAGGATGGTCGGTCTGATTAAGCTGCGGGAATATGTTCTAGACGTACTCCGCCATCCCATGAGCGCTGCTGAGCGTTTGGCTTGCCTAAAGATTGTCGTCGAGTGGGGTATCCGGCGCGGTCTGGAGATGGTCACCAACTCTGGCGAGAAGTTTGGGCAGCAGCTACGCGAGGAATTCAGCCTATCTCAATCGATGAATCCCCACGAGTCGGAAACCTCCTCTGAGCAATGTTACTGA
- a CDS encoding mechanosensitive ion channel domain-containing protein, with protein sequence MLTRIATFLDTAGVNAIALRDVLITFGLRVGTVIVLVVLFVIIGRYTSRLVKLIIRRFLPRPIALRVQTLIDPITPSFSLVGTLILVTLTRSLTILQPYPPLYITLEMLTELGLVAGLAWLTSRLLRQFVEMYGVDIIDRLGQGVNELLLVCETAINIVIWTFAVVFYAQNQNVNVVGLLTGVGIGGLAIAFAAQKTLEQLLGTVVLYLDSPFKPGEYIRYSTITGEVYGRIESIGLRSTKIRTAAKNTLLIVPNSIMANLDIENITRGKKIMVLLYLDFPRVLGDREKALVQQVVVRCTNTIYGIDPGSTNIALLDEPEAGISRARVTFFILGSTENSIQIRKRLLELANERISDELKDYGIEFEMLNEPTIYVESPITL encoded by the coding sequence ATGCTGACTCGAATTGCTACGTTCCTCGATACGGCTGGCGTGAATGCGATCGCCCTTCGAGATGTTCTGATTACCTTTGGTTTGCGCGTGGGCACAGTGATCGTCCTCGTCGTTCTTTTTGTGATCATTGGGCGCTACACGAGTCGCTTGGTGAAACTGATCATTCGCCGATTTTTGCCGCGGCCGATTGCGCTGCGGGTGCAAACGCTGATTGATCCGATTACGCCATCTTTTAGCCTGGTGGGCACGCTCATTCTGGTTACGCTGACGCGATCGCTGACCATTTTGCAGCCCTACCCGCCGCTCTACATCACCCTAGAGATGCTCACGGAACTAGGATTGGTGGCTGGATTAGCCTGGCTCACCTCGCGGCTGCTGCGTCAATTTGTGGAAATGTATGGGGTAGACATCATCGATCGCTTGGGGCAGGGCGTCAATGAACTCTTGTTGGTTTGCGAAACGGCGATCAACATTGTGATTTGGACGTTTGCGGTGGTTTTCTACGCCCAAAATCAAAACGTGAATGTGGTGGGGTTGCTCACCGGGGTGGGAATTGGTGGGTTGGCGATCGCCTTTGCTGCCCAAAAGACCCTGGAACAATTACTAGGTACAGTTGTACTTTATCTCGATAGCCCGTTTAAGCCCGGTGAATATATTCGCTACAGTACGATCACCGGGGAAGTCTACGGGCGCATAGAATCCATTGGTTTGCGATCGACCAAAATTCGCACAGCAGCCAAAAATACGCTGCTGATTGTCCCGAACTCGATCATGGCCAATCTTGACATTGAAAATATTACCCGAGGCAAGAAAATCATGGTGTTGCTGTACCTCGATTTTCCTAGAGTCTTGGGCGATCGCGAAAAAGCCTTGGTTCAGCAAGTGGTGGTGCGCTGTACCAATACAATTTATGGCATTGATCCAGGTAGTACAAACATCGCACTTCTAGACGAGCCTGAAGCAGGCATCAGTCGGGCTAGAGTCACCTTTTTTATTCTGGGCTCAACAGAAAATTCAATCCAGATCCGCAAGCGTCTGCTGGAACTGGCTAATGAGCGGATCTCAGATGAACTCAAGGACTACGGTATTGAATTCGAGATGCTGAATGAACCCACTATTTATGTCGAGTCTCCCATCACGCTCTAG
- a CDS encoding mechanosensitive ion channel domain-containing protein: MAHPAMEPWTTRLAAFQETLISQWDMVRRIGQGIAVALLFDFVVFLGTRLDALPSDIVLNARLLIGLAGLTATWLLLNLLPVSAWLATWSTRLNPAALATAYRMFLQPHLGWLKVVIILLLADLSLLIAPAAGRLKALEFTVALGLAIAIGFLGTGIFRSYFSNYLLNATVKTGTKTSSELLILIRLLTNIGIIVVTAIIFAQTHDINLFGLVASLGIGGLAVAFAAQKVLEQLLGGVVIYLDRPFVVDDYIGLADGTFGRVESIGIRSTKIRTSGKGTVTVVPNNALTQANIENFTDAKKVISLFNLTFYRTIPSEERALIRQVILDSTQDIFGIDSRSTSVSFRNLTLANQQEVTEAQISFFILGTSAVSLDLRRQLLDIANQKITQQLKQFGIAFHCEAPTIYVDSPMTI, encoded by the coding sequence ATGGCCCATCCTGCTATGGAACCCTGGACGACTCGACTGGCTGCCTTCCAAGAAACACTCATCTCCCAATGGGACATGGTTCGGCGGATTGGGCAGGGCATCGCTGTGGCGTTGCTGTTTGACTTCGTGGTTTTCCTTGGCACTCGCCTAGATGCGCTGCCCAGCGATATTGTATTGAACGCTAGGCTCTTGATTGGTCTGGCGGGTTTGACAGCCACCTGGCTCCTGCTCAACCTTTTGCCGGTTTCGGCTTGGTTGGCGACGTGGAGCACCAGACTCAATCCAGCGGCCCTGGCGACGGCCTATCGCATGTTTTTGCAGCCCCACCTAGGTTGGCTGAAGGTGGTGATCATCCTACTGCTTGCCGATCTAAGTTTGCTGATTGCCCCCGCAGCAGGACGGCTGAAGGCTCTGGAGTTCACCGTGGCTTTGGGGTTGGCGATCGCCATTGGCTTTTTAGGAACCGGTATCTTTCGCAGCTATTTCAGCAACTACTTGCTCAACGCTACGGTGAAAACGGGCACAAAAACCAGTAGTGAACTGCTGATCCTAATTCGCCTGTTGACCAATATCGGTATTATTGTGGTCACGGCGATTATCTTTGCCCAAACCCACGACATCAACCTGTTTGGGCTGGTGGCCAGCTTGGGGATTGGTGGTCTAGCTGTGGCCTTTGCAGCCCAGAAGGTGTTAGAGCAATTGCTGGGTGGCGTGGTGATCTATCTCGATCGCCCCTTTGTGGTAGACGATTATATTGGTCTGGCAGACGGCACCTTTGGGCGCGTCGAGTCCATTGGCATTCGCTCCACCAAAATTCGCACCTCTGGGAAAGGCACCGTGACCGTGGTGCCCAACAATGCTCTAACCCAGGCCAATATTGAGAACTTCACCGATGCTAAAAAGGTGATTTCGTTATTCAATCTCACCTTCTATCGCACCATTCCCAGCGAAGAGCGGGCGCTGATTCGCCAAGTGATTTTAGACAGCACCCAGGATATTTTTGGCATCGATTCTCGCAGCACCAGCGTCAGTTTCCGCAACCTAACCCTGGCCAATCAGCAGGAAGTGACTGAAGCCCAAATTAGCTTCTTCATCCTAGGCACCAGCGCCGTCTCGTTGGATCTCCGCCGTCAACTGCTGGACATTGCCAACCAAAAAATCACCCAGCAACTCAAGCAATTTGGCATCGCCTTCCACTGCGAAGCGCCGACCATCTACGTCGATTCCCCCATGACCATCTAA
- a CDS encoding sulfiredoxin: MRIVDLPLDQIYRPLYRQNDPEKVQALMESIQSIGLQEPIDVLEVEGKYYGFSGCHRYEACQRLGLTTIRCRVRRAPTSVLKMHLA, translated from the coding sequence ATGCGCATTGTCGATCTACCCCTTGATCAGATTTATCGTCCCCTATACCGTCAGAACGATCCCGAGAAAGTTCAGGCGCTGATGGAGTCGATCCAAAGCATCGGTCTCCAGGAACCCATTGATGTGCTGGAGGTGGAAGGCAAGTATTACGGATTTTCTGGCTGCCATCGCTATGAAGCCTGTCAACGCCTAGGTCTGACCACCATCCGCTGTCGGGTGCGCCGTGCCCCCACGTCAGTTCTCAAGATGCACCTTGCCTAG
- a CDS encoding helix-turn-helix domain-containing protein yields the protein MPPAASPTPPDYTPRLRSLMMAADIPSFRALSQTAIVSKTAVNRLRRGQAAALRGEVLHQLAQALHRSIPQLLQDFSDLPIASSAESTRQPDDQPTQQQTEELRQAFQQEVLHQIESWLIQWPTAVYAAQKNPQVPASRLVPLLRPVEHLLDHWGLEAIAPVGDEVAYDPQQHQLLAGHAQAGDRVLVRYTGYRQGDRLLHRAKVSPVQA from the coding sequence ATGCCACCTGCCGCCTCTCCCACACCGCCAGACTATACTCCACGCTTGCGATCGCTGATGATGGCGGCAGATATCCCCAGCTTCCGGGCCCTTAGCCAAACGGCGATTGTTTCCAAAACAGCGGTGAATCGCCTGCGGCGCGGGCAAGCAGCGGCGCTACGAGGCGAGGTGCTGCACCAGCTGGCCCAAGCGCTGCATCGATCCATTCCCCAACTGCTCCAGGATTTTTCCGATCTGCCGATCGCTTCCTCGGCCGAGTCAACCAGGCAGCCGGATGACCAGCCTACCCAGCAGCAAACGGAGGAGCTACGCCAAGCCTTCCAGCAGGAGGTGCTGCACCAGATTGAATCCTGGCTGATCCAATGGCCCACGGCGGTCTATGCGGCCCAGAAAAATCCCCAGGTGCCCGCTAGCCGCCTGGTGCCGCTCCTGCGTCCGGTGGAACATTTACTCGATCACTGGGGTTTGGAAGCGATCGCCCCCGTGGGAGATGAGGTGGCCTATGATCCGCAGCAGCACCAGCTTTTGGCAGGCCATGCCCAGGCAGGCGATCGCGTCTTGGTGCGCTACACCGGCTATCGTCAGGGCGATCGCTTACTGCACCGCGCCAAGGTGAGTCCTGTGCAGGCGTGA
- the ebsA gene encoding type IV pilus biogenesis protein EbsA, with protein MTLEKLQPAQAKDVHVYVPYYQGNKRNALPLAISLYRQGSLEGTRIIEGGESIPFVASWSVSSLPADLTRFRMQFDGNAELSYEITMANFEFVSYLIELLFSFKRSRLVDFSQAFYRKLLRLDD; from the coding sequence ATGACTTTAGAAAAGCTCCAGCCTGCTCAGGCAAAAGATGTGCATGTGTATGTACCCTACTATCAGGGCAATAAGCGCAATGCTCTGCCGTTGGCCATCAGCTTGTATCGTCAGGGTAGCCTGGAAGGTACGCGCATCATTGAAGGGGGCGAGAGCATTCCCTTCGTGGCGAGCTGGAGTGTATCGTCGCTACCTGCTGACTTAACCCGCTTTCGGATGCAGTTTGATGGTAATGCGGAACTCAGCTATGAAATCACCATGGCCAATTTTGAGTTTGTCAGCTATCTGATCGAGCTGCTATTTAGCTTCAAGCGATCGCGCTTGGTCGATTTTTCCCAGGCTTTCTACCGCAAGCTCCTGCGCTTGGATGACTAG
- a CDS encoding NAD(P)/FAD-dependent oxidoreductase produces the protein MRVIVVGGGAAGFFGAIAAAQANPQAQVTILEAGQQPLSKVRISGGGRCNVTHACFDPALLVQHYPRGGKALRGAFSRFQPQDTVAWFRRHGVTLKREADGRMFPTTDSSETIVDCLMQTARRLGVRVQLATPVVSVTSLSPGFRLTLKSGAVADCDRLLLATGSSPQGHRLAASLGHTIEPPVPSLFTFTIRDAALRSLAGMAVETADLDLQFPSAKPLRQSGPLLITHWGMSGPAILKLSAWGARSLHDAHYQAQLRVNWLPSSNLEHMRSLLLAVKSDYPKRAIANHCPVAVPRRLWHYLVERSQIAAERRWADLSKAEALRLAQELTQGHYAIAGKGVFKDEFVTCGGVRLREVTFKTMESRQSEGLFLAGEVLDIDGVTGGFNFQSAWTTAWIAGQAIASS, from the coding sequence ATGCGAGTGATCGTGGTGGGTGGTGGAGCGGCAGGTTTTTTTGGGGCGATCGCTGCAGCCCAGGCCAATCCTCAGGCACAGGTCACCATTTTGGAGGCAGGACAACAGCCGCTCAGCAAGGTGCGCATCTCCGGCGGTGGACGTTGTAATGTCACCCATGCCTGTTTTGATCCGGCTTTGTTGGTGCAGCATTATCCCCGAGGCGGCAAGGCCCTGCGGGGTGCCTTCAGTCGCTTTCAGCCCCAGGATACGGTGGCCTGGTTTCGGCGGCATGGGGTGACGCTGAAGCGGGAGGCGGATGGACGCATGTTTCCCACCACCGATTCCTCGGAGACGATTGTAGACTGCTTGATGCAAACAGCGCGGCGGTTAGGCGTTCGGGTACAGTTGGCCACGCCGGTGGTCTCTGTCACCAGCCTGTCGCCAGGGTTTCGGTTGACCCTAAAATCCGGTGCCGTTGCCGACTGCGATCGCCTCCTCCTGGCCACGGGCAGCAGTCCCCAAGGGCATCGCCTCGCCGCCAGTCTGGGCCATACCATCGAGCCGCCGGTACCCTCATTGTTTACCTTCACCATTCGGGATGCTGCCCTGCGCAGTCTTGCAGGCATGGCGGTTGAAACCGCTGATTTAGATCTCCAGTTCCCGTCTGCCAAACCCCTGCGTCAATCCGGGCCGCTGCTGATCACCCACTGGGGCATGAGCGGCCCGGCAATTCTGAAGCTTTCTGCCTGGGGGGCGCGATCGCTCCATGATGCCCACTACCAAGCCCAGCTTCGGGTCAACTGGTTACCCAGCTCTAACCTAGAGCACATGCGATCGCTGCTGCTGGCGGTGAAATCAGACTATCCCAAACGGGCGATCGCCAACCATTGCCCGGTGGCAGTACCCCGGCGGCTATGGCACTACCTGGTGGAGCGATCGCAGATTGCTGCCGAACGCCGATGGGCAGATTTATCCAAAGCAGAAGCGCTGCGCCTTGCTCAGGAACTCACCCAAGGGCACTATGCGATCGCGGGTAAGGGCGTCTTTAAAGATGAGTTTGTCACCTGCGGCGGTGTGCGCCTGCGAGAGGTGACGTTTAAAACTATGGAAAGCCGCCAGAGTGAAGGGTTGTTCCTGGCAGGCGAAGTCTTAGATATAGATGGCGTTACCGGCGGATTTAACTTCCAAAGCGCTTGGACGACCGCATGGATTGCCGGACAGGCGATCGCCTCGTCTTAG
- the pyk gene encoding pyruvate kinase — protein MYLQHSPRRTKIVATIGPATSSPEVLRDLIEAGATTLRLNFSHGTHEDHKRSIRLIRQVSFELNQPVGILQDLQGPKIRLGRFEDGPITLNRGDRFTLTSRVVPGDRTISSVTYEPLADEVPEGSTILLDDGRVEMRVEEVDKANRALHCSVVVEGVLSNNKGVNFPGVYLSIKAMTDKDREDLVFGLDQGVDWVALSFVRNPQDILEIKELISSAGKHVPVIAKIEKHEAIEQMEAILALCDGVMVARGDLGVEVPAEDVPILQKRLIAVANRQGIPVITATQMLDSMVSSPRATRAEISDVANAILDGTDAVMLSNETAVGRYPVQAVQTMARIATRIEQDHPSFHNVDGLVGQSIPNAISQAVGDIAKQLNAAAIMTLTKSGATARNVSKFRPYTPILAITPQVSVARQLQLVWGVKPLLVLDLSSTGQTFNAALNVAQEKNLLKEQDLVVMTAGTLQGVSGSTDLIKVEVVTSVLGRGTGIGQGAVSGRARVVHTGMEAGSFNPGDILVAPSTDADFVEAIRQAAGIVTEDDSLTCHAAVIGLRLGVPVIVGVKNATRSIREGAILTLDVQRGIVYSGAIAPSQNEAALPV, from the coding sequence ATGTATCTGCAACATTCTCCTCGTCGAACTAAAATCGTTGCCACTATTGGCCCTGCGACCAGTAGCCCAGAGGTGTTGCGGGACTTGATCGAGGCGGGAGCAACCACCCTCCGTCTAAATTTTTCCCACGGCACCCATGAGGATCACAAGCGCAGCATTCGCCTGATCCGACAGGTGTCGTTTGAGCTGAACCAACCGGTGGGCATCTTGCAAGATCTCCAGGGCCCGAAAATTCGCCTAGGGCGCTTCGAAGACGGGCCGATTACCCTCAACCGGGGCGATCGCTTCACCCTCACCAGTCGTGTAGTCCCTGGCGATCGCACGATCAGCTCGGTGACCTACGAACCCCTGGCCGATGAAGTACCGGAAGGCTCCACCATCCTCTTAGATGATGGCCGGGTGGAAATGCGCGTGGAGGAAGTAGATAAAGCCAACCGCGCCCTGCACTGCAGCGTGGTGGTGGAGGGGGTGCTCTCCAATAACAAGGGCGTCAACTTTCCGGGGGTCTACCTTTCCATCAAGGCGATGACCGATAAAGATCGAGAAGATCTGGTGTTTGGCCTCGATCAAGGGGTCGATTGGGTCGCCCTCAGCTTTGTGCGCAATCCCCAAGATATTCTGGAAATTAAGGAACTCATTTCCAGCGCTGGTAAGCATGTACCGGTGATTGCCAAGATCGAGAAACACGAAGCCATTGAGCAAATGGAAGCCATCCTGGCCCTCTGTGATGGGGTGATGGTGGCTCGGGGCGATTTGGGGGTGGAAGTGCCCGCGGAAGATGTCCCGATTTTACAAAAACGCTTGATTGCCGTTGCCAACCGTCAAGGGATTCCGGTGATCACCGCCACCCAAATGCTCGACAGCATGGTCAGCAGCCCCAGAGCCACGCGGGCGGAGATTTCTGACGTAGCCAACGCCATTTTGGATGGCACCGACGCAGTGATGCTGTCCAACGAGACGGCAGTGGGCAGATATCCGGTGCAGGCAGTGCAGACCATGGCCCGCATTGCCACCCGCATTGAGCAAGATCACCCATCGTTCCATAACGTCGATGGATTAGTAGGACAGTCGATTCCCAATGCCATCAGCCAGGCCGTGGGCGATATTGCCAAGCAGTTAAACGCTGCCGCCATTATGACCTTGACCAAGAGCGGTGCCACGGCCCGCAACGTGTCGAAGTTTCGTCCCTATACGCCTATCTTAGCGATTACGCCGCAGGTGAGCGTTGCCCGTCAACTGCAGTTAGTCTGGGGTGTGAAACCGCTGCTGGTGCTGGATCTATCCTCCACGGGGCAGACGTTTAATGCGGCGTTGAATGTGGCCCAGGAGAAAAATTTACTCAAGGAACAGGATTTGGTGGTGATGACGGCGGGGACGCTGCAAGGGGTCTCCGGTTCCACAGACCTGATTAAGGTAGAAGTGGTGACCTCAGTGTTAGGTCGGGGGACGGGGATTGGTCAGGGAGCTGTGAGCGGTCGGGCTCGCGTGGTGCATACCGGCATGGAAGCCGGTAGCTTTAATCCTGGCGATATTTTGGTTGCCCCCAGCACCGATGCCGACTTTGTGGAAGCGATCCGCCAAGCCGCTGGAATTGTTACCGAAGACGATAGCCTCACCTGCCATGCGGCGGTGATTGGTCTGCGGCTGGGTGTGCCGGTGATTGTCGGGGTGAAAAATGCCACCCGCTCCATCCGTGAGGGGGCCATTCTCACCCTAGATGTCCAGCGCGGCATCGTCTACTCAGGGGCGATCGCTCCTAGCCAGAATGAAGCGGCACTGCCGGTCTAA